GATACAAAAACTGGGATTATATACTGCCGAGTGTCTTCACTGGAGCAAGTGGAGGGCACAAGTCTTGGAACGCAGGAGAAGATCTGTCGCGAATACGCCAACAAAGAAGAGATCAAAATCCTTAAGGTATTTGTAGAAAAAGGAGAATCTGCAAAAACAGCTAATAGAACAGAGTTTAATAAAGCCATCGCTTTTTGTGCAGACAAGAAGAATCAAACAACTTTCTTCATTGTTCACAAAGTAGATAGGTTTGCGCGTAACCAGGACGATCACGCCATTGTAAGGAGTAGCTTAAAACGTCTAGGTGTTGAGCTAAGATCAGCGACCGAGCCAATCGATGAGACTCCTATGGGGCGTTTTATGGAAGGGGTCTTGTCGGCCACTGCAGAGTTTGATAATAGTGTCCGTTCAATTCGTACCACACAAGGTATGAAAGAACGTCTCAAAAATGGCATCTGGGTATGGCAAGCCCCACTTGGGTACCACAGACCCTACAGGGGTTCAAATCTCTTTCCTGAACCAAATATAGCCCCTCTCATTAAGCTAGGGTTTGAGGAATACTCAAAAGGAACCTACACCTACGAAAAGCTTGCCTTGTTTCTTTCTGAAAGGGGTCTTAGATCTAGAGCCGGAAAAGCTATCACTCCTCAGTTAATGGAGAAAATCATAAAGAACCCTCTCTATTGTGGAGTCATCAAAACCTGGGGTGAGTCCGAGGGAGCTTTCGAGCCCATCATATCGAAGGAGTTATTTTTCAAGTGCCAGCCGGAAGGCATAAGATCAGCACAACCGAATCCGCGCTCACTCAATAACCCTCTTTTTCCGTTAAGGCGTTTCATACAGTGTAGCAACTGCGAAACACCTCTTACAGGTAGTACGTCGAAAGGCAGGGACGGGAAAGGGTATCCATACTATCATCATCACCATAAGGGCTGTGAGGAGGCTAAATCTGTACCCAAAGAAGCTTTCGAGCAGCTCTTCATCCAATTTTTAGATGATATTTCTCCGGATGCAAAGTATGAGAAGCTTTTCAAGGCTATTGTTCTGGATATTTGGAAGAATAACTATAAGAGAATTGATGAGGAAAATGCCAAAATAAATAGAGCTGTTACTGCTTTAGAGAAGGATAGACAAAAAATCTTTGATCTCCATCGTTCTGGAAAGTATTCCGATGAAGACTTTGATGAGCAAAGGAAACTAATCTCTGTAAAGATAAATCAGAAACGACTCCTACTAAGGGAGAAATGGGATGAAGAGTTTGAAATGGAAAAAGTTTTAGACTACTGCTTTATCTATGTTCGAAACAGTGCTGAGGCGTGGAAGAAGGCCCGGTATGAACGAAGAATAAGACTACAGAAGCTAGTCTTCGCCGGAAGGATAGATTATGACGGAAAGAAACTTGGAACCACCGAATTACGGCAGATCTATCGGATAAATCAGGCATACCAGTCTGATAAATCCTCTTTAGTAGCCCCAAGGGGAATCGAACCCCTCTTACCAGGATGAAAACCTGGCGTCCTAACCGATAGACGATGGGGCCGTCCTGCGCTAAAGCTTCGGAACGGCAAGCCTTCAATAGAGACGAAAAAAGCCTCTAGAAAGGCATGGCTACTGTATCATACGGGATGATTTTGGCAAGCCACTAAGAGCGATGAGAGAGCAGAGTTGACAGCAATCGTATACCGTGATACACTCCACAAGTTATTTTGGTTCCTTTTTCAACAGCAAGACCTCAAGGGGGGTAGAAGATGCAGGAAATAATTCAGCAGGTGAACCAGCTGGCGATGCTGGTCGGCTACGGGGTTTTCGTAGCGGGTGCCGGGTACATCGCCTGGCAGGCAAATCGAGCCTTGGCTCGCCGCCGTAAGAGGAGGCTTGCCAGTGCTCCGCTGGAAACAGTACTCTTCAACCCGTTCGGAGAGCAAGAAATTCCTCTCGGGACCGAAAGCTGGGGAGCGGCGGCTGCAATGCAGAGCCAGACGAACAACTAAACGCCAGTCAGAACTAGAAGGCTGGCAAGACAAAGATCCCTGCTACGCATTGCGCGGCAGGGGTCTTCACTTTTTTACTCAATTTTCCGCGCGGTATTTTGTGATGAGATCAGCGTAGAGCCGGGCGCTCGGGCGGATGGTGCGTTTCTGGGTGATGCGGTCGACATGGACGAGGCCAAATTTCAACCAATAGCCCTTGTCCCATTCGAAATTGTCGAGGAGCGACCAATAGAAGTATCCACGGACATCGACACCGTCATGGATCGCACGCTCCATTGCAGTCAGCGCGGCGGGGATGAACTTCTGGCGCAGTTCATCGCTTGCATCAGCGATACCATTTTCTGTCACATAGATCGGCTTGCCATATGACTTCAATTCGACGAGGGCGTGGTAGAGCGACTCTGGATAGTATTCCCAGCCGAAGTCGGTCTGGATTTTGTTTTCATTTTGGTCGAACCAGCCGTCGATGCGGTGGTGATTGTAGTGATTGAGCCCGATGAAATCTTGCTCAGCGTCAATCTTGTTGAGGAACCAATGATTCCAAAGCTGATCAGCAACTTTCTTGAGCAGGCGGTTCCACATCGTACTGCCTGCTGCTTCGAACCAGATATTATGTTTGGCGATACCGACTTCGGCGTGTGGGAAGTGGTTCTTGATGGTTCGGTAGGCGAGCCGGTGGGCACGGATCAGGTTGCGGAGGACAGCGAAATACAAAATTGGATTTCTTCGTTGCGGAGGCCAAGCGCCTTTCAGATACCCATGTGAGGCGACGACATCGGGCTCATTGAGCGTGACCCAATACCGTACGTCATTACCGAAAGCCAAAACCATTTTTTCAACGAAATATTCGAAGTAACATGGAAAATTTTTTGCGGCAATTCCACCCTCTTTGGAGAGCCAGAGCGGGAGTGTCCAATGC
This is a stretch of genomic DNA from Candidatus Moraniibacteriota bacterium. It encodes these proteins:
- a CDS encoding recombinase family protein, coding for MGRFMEGVLSATAEFDNSVRSIRTTQGMKERLKNGIWVWQAPLGYHRPYRGSNLFPEPNIAPLIKLGFEEYSKGTYTYEKLALFLSERGLRSRAGKAITPQLMEKIIKNPLYCGVIKTWGESEGAFEPIISKELFFKCQPEGIRSAQPNPRSLNNPLFPLRRFIQCSNCETPLTGSTSKGRDGKGYPYYHHHHKGCEEAKSVPKEAFEQLFIQFLDDISPDAKYEKLFKAIVLDIWKNNYKRIDEENAKINRAVTALEKDRQKIFDLHRSGKYSDEDFDEQRKLISVKINQKRLLLREKWDEEFEMEKVLDYCFIYVRNSAEAWKKARYERRIRLQKLVFAGRIDYDGKKLGTTELRQIYRINQAYQSDKSSLVAPRGIEPLLPG
- a CDS encoding glycoside hydrolase family 1 protein, producing MPFPKGFLWGAATAAHQVEGGQHNDWSEWEKQNANRLARESEASFRWNPHWKKFESEATDPANYISGTACDHWNRYREDFDILKSLNLSAYRFSIEWSRIEPEMGKFDEAAIEHYRQMIQALRARGIEPFVTLWHWTLPLWLSKEGGIAAKNFPCYFEYFVEKMVLAFGNDVRYWVTLNEPDVVASHGYLKGAWPPQRRNPILYFAVLRNLIRAHRLAYRTIKNHFPHAEVGIAKHNIWFEAAGSTMWNRLLKKVADQLWNHWFLNKIDAEQDFIGLNHYNHHRIDGWFDQNENKIQTDFGWEYYPESLYHALVELKSYGKPIYVTENGIADASDELRQKFIPAALTAMERAIHDGVDVRGYFYWSLLDNFEWDKGYWLKFGLVHVDRITQKRTIRPSARLYADLITKYRAEN